A genomic window from Candidatus Denitrolinea symbiosum includes:
- a CDS encoding vancomycin resistance protein YoaR, producing the protein MTAYSSPYPHPYPRAYQVFAALTLGLGGFLAFILALVLGYQLLYAGRIFPGVTVAGVDLSGLTPSDAALKLNQTLTFPVSGRIVFRDGADIWQASPVELGMVFDASASAQAAYRLGRSGNPFRALFDQMVARRDSANVAPVIIFDQRLAYAYVNNLAAAVNRPAREASLKIEGTNVVAEAGQVGRQLDVDSTLVVLSAQLQAFRDAEIPLAVTETQPSLLDVSAQEATARQLLAAPLQLSLPNAAAGDPGPWTFEPSTIASMLTVKRVESGGQAQVQVGLESGALANLLAPLAAQVDRQAKDAKFYFDDNTRQLVLIENSAVGRATDVPDTVAAINDALMRGEHAAALVVKEEQPAVADTATAESLGIRELVSAQTTYFRGSNAERMQNIQIAAERYHGIFVAPGATFSMGEILGDVSLDNGFTEAWIIYGGRTIKGVGGGVCQVSTTLFRAVFFAGLPVVERYSHAYRVSYYEQTASARDPMLAGMDATVYFPLVDFKFVNDTPYWLLMETYFNPSAQSLTWKFYSTSDGRTVTYTASGPRNVTPAPPPLLEENPELKKNEIKQVDWAAEGADATIVRTVTKNGAVYFTDTFATHYEPWQAVCQYGPDTEDPEKLAKKRGLCQPPL; encoded by the coding sequence ATGACCGCCTACTCGTCTCCGTATCCTCATCCCTACCCGCGCGCCTACCAAGTCTTCGCCGCGCTGACTTTGGGACTGGGCGGATTCCTCGCCTTCATCCTCGCCCTCGTCCTCGGCTATCAACTCCTCTACGCGGGACGCATCTTCCCCGGCGTGACGGTGGCGGGCGTGGACCTTTCGGGATTGACGCCCTCCGACGCGGCTCTCAAACTCAACCAGACTCTCACCTTCCCCGTCAGCGGACGCATCGTCTTCCGCGACGGCGCCGACATCTGGCAGGCCTCGCCCGTGGAACTGGGCATGGTCTTCGACGCCTCCGCCAGCGCGCAGGCGGCCTATCGCCTCGGGCGGAGCGGCAATCCCTTCCGCGCCCTCTTCGACCAGATGGTCGCGCGCAGGGACAGCGCGAACGTCGCGCCCGTCATCATCTTCGATCAACGGCTGGCGTATGCCTACGTCAACAACCTCGCCGCGGCGGTCAACCGTCCCGCGCGCGAAGCCAGCCTGAAAATCGAGGGGACGAATGTGGTCGCCGAGGCCGGGCAGGTGGGACGTCAACTGGACGTGGACTCCACACTCGTTGTTCTCAGCGCGCAATTGCAGGCCTTCCGCGACGCCGAAATCCCGCTCGCGGTGACAGAGACCCAGCCCTCGCTGCTGGACGTCTCCGCGCAGGAGGCGACCGCGCGGCAGCTCCTCGCCGCGCCGCTGCAACTGTCCCTGCCGAACGCCGCGGCGGGCGATCCCGGCCCGTGGACGTTCGAGCCGTCCACCATCGCATCCATGCTGACCGTCAAGCGCGTGGAGTCGGGCGGACAGGCCCAGGTTCAGGTGGGACTCGAAAGCGGCGCGCTCGCGAACCTGCTCGCTCCCCTCGCCGCGCAGGTGGACCGTCAGGCCAAAGACGCGAAATTCTACTTCGACGACAACACCCGTCAACTGGTATTGATCGAAAATTCCGCCGTCGGCCGCGCGACGGACGTCCCCGATACGGTCGCCGCGATCAACGACGCGCTCATGCGCGGCGAACACGCCGCGGCGCTGGTCGTGAAAGAGGAACAGCCCGCCGTCGCGGATACCGCCACCGCCGAGTCGCTGGGCATCCGCGAACTCGTCAGCGCGCAGACTACCTACTTCCGCGGCTCGAACGCCGAACGGATGCAGAACATCCAGATCGCCGCGGAGCGCTATCACGGCATCTTTGTCGCGCCGGGCGCGACCTTCTCGATGGGCGAGATCCTCGGCGACGTCAGCCTCGACAACGGTTTCACCGAAGCGTGGATCATCTACGGCGGGCGGACCATCAAAGGCGTGGGCGGAGGCGTGTGCCAGGTCAGCACCACTTTATTCCGCGCCGTCTTCTTCGCGGGACTCCCCGTCGTGGAGCGCTACTCGCACGCCTACCGCGTTTCCTACTACGAGCAGACCGCCTCGGCGCGCGATCCCATGTTGGCGGGCATGGACGCCACCGTCTACTTCCCGCTGGTGGATTTCAAATTTGTCAACGACACGCCCTACTGGCTGTTGATGGAGACCTACTTCAACCCGAGCGCGCAATCGCTGACCTGGAAATTCTATTCCACCTCCGACGGCCGCACGGTCACATACACCGCCAGCGGACCGCGAAACGTCACCCCCGCGCCGCCGCCGCTGCTTGAGGAGAATCCCGAGCTGAAGAAAAACGAGATCAAGCAGGTGGACTGGGCCGCCGAAGGCGCCGACGCTACCATCGTCCGAACCGTGACGAAGAACGGCGCGGTCTACTTCACCGACACCTTCGCCACGCATTACGAACCCTGGCAGGCCGTCTGTCAATATGGCCCCGACACCGAGGACCCCGAAAAACTGGCGAAGAAACGCGGCCTGTGCCAGCCGCCGTTGTAA